In Metopolophium dirhodum isolate CAU chromosome 5, ASM1992520v1, whole genome shotgun sequence, the sequence aagaaaaataagggATAGGAAGTTGAATATTATTGGAGGGATTTACGGAGTAGCTAACCggggattttttttgtttaatattcgaGCGTAGTACGAGCGCGTACGCATAAAAACATCGCGGAAAATGGCGAGGGAAACGGGTGAGGGGATACCGTATCGAAATTTAACACGCGTAACATAGGCGGTCGAACGTTTTACgtgttattagataggtactcatCCATATCCAACGTACGACGCGCGTTTAcgtaatttctttttattatttgtgcatgatagttattttataagtaataatttttacgtattattaattttggtgacggtagttacgtattattagtttataaatcaataatagtatatacatgtagAGTAAATACTGTTGGTAATTACTCACGCGGAtaggatattaataaatttagtagatataatttattagaaattatatatatgtaatgtttagataaatatatgtcAGAATCCGATAGTTCAGATATTGACACTAGTTCTGCGGACAgttcaataaaagttgaaaaatataaatctaggAAAGAATTAAAAGAGGCAATTTTAAAAGACGCTGTAAAGAAAGAATTTTTAGAACAAACTAGGAAACACAtagttaaaactgaaaaaactattaaggAAAAGTTAGTAAGAAGACATAGTTTAACAGAACAGATAGGTACCGCGCCACGAAAGCAAACCGTAGGTCGTTTAGGTACTAGGTCAGACTCTAGCGTAATTCACGTGCAGTTAGAGTCAgtggttaagaaaaaaatgagtaaaatggATTTAGATAAAGCAATTGCTATGATACCTATTTGCACGGGCAAAAAGGACGTAgccgaatttataaatatttgtgaaatcgCAATTAAGGAGACAACGGAAGTAGATACaccgatattattaaaaataattacttctaaGTTAACAGGAAATGCGTTAGAAGtaacaaaatatcgaaatttagaaacatggggagcaataaaaacaatattagaggGGGCATTCGAACAAAAAGTATCGGAGAGGGCCCTATCAATAGCTTTAAACACGGCACGTATGGCCGAGGGAGAAAGTGTGGCAAAATTCGCTAGTAGAATCgaagagttatattataaactctgcGCGGCAAGTACGGTAGGTCTATCTCAGGCCTAGGCAGATAtagtgaaaaaacaaacaaagtaACAGTGCAAATAAAGAACCGGAATTCGAAATGACTTTGAGCGTTCAGGCGGGAGGTCACCtggtggtaataatattaaaaagaaatgatATGTACATGGGTGAAATGGAGATATACCGATATGCAGGGGAGGAACCTATGGGACAGATTACACATAATCTTAGGACGTTAATTGACGTTTACTACGGGAATAGGAATAACATCTATTCACCTGGCAGGTTCCCGGAAGCGGAAATCGTAGAATTATGTCAAACGTTATGGGATTGGTTCCGGAACCCATACGCGTGTAACATATCAACAATACCATTTTGTTACCACCTGAACATCAATCGGATGACCGACCGAGGCGGAGCTAAACCAGTAGGCGTAGCGAGCATAATGTATGACCGCACGAAACCACCTTTAATCACGGGAAACGAAAATGAAcaacaattaaataacaatatagcaCTGGCAAGAAGGGTCATCAATGAATTTTGGGAattgaataaagaaataaaCAAGGCAATATGGacacaatatttgaatattaataattataggttgTATAGGCtaaagaataataacaatattgaaaataatgttagtaataataatattagcattaatagtattattagtagGGAAATGGTTAATAATAGGACACGGGAGCCTGgcattagaaatattaatatgactGAAGCAGCTGGACTGTGGTGGTCGGATAGTGATAGTGATGATGATAATTTAAGAAACATAACACCGAATAATACAATTAGTAATAGTAGTGATTATGAAAACGATGTTATGGATTTACTTAATGTTAGAAGTAATGTAGCTAtagaaagtatttttaatgaagtagaagataggtacatagttaggaataataatgataatcagtcataaaaagaaaaaaaaatgggatggcactaattaattttgatagttGGCGGTATAGGAACGGTGGGAGTTGCCACCATATTCTGAACGAACAAACAACCACCGGGACTCACTGACAAcggattaaaaattaattagttcaaTTTCAAACGCGATAAGTACGCGTATTTTGTCCGGGCCGAGGAGATGATacggaaataatatatatattagaaattatttaaacaagatAAAACAAGTTTGAaactaatgtgtatatatattgttttaggtTAATTAGAATGAAACACATTAATTGTaagttaataatgatattagatatattatcgaCTTTAAATTAGAAGGGAAGTCAAGTTCGTTGTCATGGATTTCGAATTCACCAATATGAAGAGAACAGACATTGTGCTAATATCAGGAGCAATCTCGAACAGCTTAAACAAGTGTAAAATTCGTAAACTCGAGGGGAAACCGTTTCTCTTGCCACTCCATGAACAGATAAGAGTTATGACTGTTCGTGAAATACAGTTGGCAGAGAAATCGATAAGGCGGATTTTTCACAACAAAAAGGAAGTGGAGACGACCTGCTTAGCGCAACTTAACAAAAGTCTGAATTcacaattaaataacttaacaccagagttcataaaaattatattttgcgtgGAAATAAGATAAATGTAGTGGTATTGTTTGGGGGATCATACGATAGGAATATCCTAAGTAGATTAGGGTTAGGACATAtagaaatactaaatattagaTGCTATGATTTGAATTTCGATGGGGACTTCTACAtgatattagaaaaattaaggggAAAAATAACTGAGAGAATTTTCGAATTTAACATAGGTAGAATCCAGAAAAATGGTAGACTGTTGAATTTAACGGAAGCGCATAGCGGCGTATGtacacaaaaacataaaataacatacgcTCACGACCCAAAGACGGATGTGAGATTTACCAAATGCATATTCAACAGAATGGTTAAGGAATATGGGTACCAAAATTTGGTAAAACAATTCCAACCTATATAGACAATACCACGTACCTAGCACCACGttgtgaaatataatttttgcgaatttataacttttactaTAGCAAATAACAAATAGCTTAATTAACAcactaaagtaaatatatataaaagaaaaagaaaaaaaaagtaacgctagatactaataattaactaatataacactaaaaatagtaattttaaataaattaatttcagaagaaaaaaaaagaaaaagaaataacatTAGGAATCAGGCGGTGAATAATAGGggcatattttgtctatttttattGGAGACTGACAAATGGTGCACTATTATGCACCGAACGGTGGTTTGACCACTTAAGGACAATGTTGGAATTTGATCGTTTGGTGATTGGTTCGAAAAATCGTGTGTATAGCAGATTTTTTTTAGCGGATCACCAAGGGACCAAATGGCCATAATAATTCACAGTAAGAAATTACAAGGACAAAATCTTGTTAGTTTAGCCAGTGTCGCGAAATGATGCTTAAATTTGCAGCACACTCTGGCGTCACGGGTTCAATTAGCAAGATAAAATCATTACGAAAATAGAATAGaataaaatcgatttaataCTAGTCTTGATCATGTAATAGAACTTGAATACAATGTATAAGACCACACGCAGTTCGGCATATGTCCGGTACGTGATGGgcagcattaattattatataaaggacAATGTAATAGGTATAAGGAAAGTATGAAatcatttgttatataaaaGCAAGGCTACACGTCGCCAGGATGTACGTGTAGGTACCCCTTTTCCTTATATCAATGCACCTATATAAGAGGGACCCTAACGAAAGACTTATCACTCTATAGTTGGCAGGCTAATAGTTAACGGTATCCATGCTGATTATCTATGTCTTAAATTGTAcaagttcaataattttaaactattcttaattgatttgtgttttatatttaattaacttatattataatcaattcgaATAAAGATCATTTAAGCTGATTGTTGTCTAATATATAAAGACGATCCAAGACTATTTCTGCGTGACGACTAGTTGACAGTATTCATGCTGGAGATATTTGTCTTAAATCGTAACATTACTTCGAgtgtttaaaaagtgttaaaaactAACCTACTGTCAATAAATTTCATAGTAATAGTTTAATTGActgtgtattaattaatttgattcgACCTTTGTCAACCGTGCTCCACAACTGGACCACAACAGTTAGATTTCCTAAGCATTTGGAAAAGAGGCAAAAGTGGGAATCAGCATTAGGGTTGCAACAACAAATTGGCGACTGGAATTATGTTTGCGGAATTCACTTTACtaatgatatttttagaaatgctAGAAAAATATTGAAGCCCAATGTTATACCATTGTAAGaataccatattttatttattaacgaacattaaagtataaaatgtagttAAACAAAAACTTTCATTTTAGCGTCATTCAATGTTCAGATGATGAGTCTTGCGCACCAATTAATTGTACTTCTGaatctaataattattcatagtgtgtattttttgttaaaagttataactaaatataaccATAACTGGCATTACTGTATAAAAGGTGTTCATAGATTATGATATCTCATATCTATGTTTGTGTTCAGACCTTTATAacctcaaaatattttcatgttcgTTCCCGTGTGATGAGCATAAATGGCCTATCCATTCTTTAATATCTATGTCAACAGCTGCAGCTCGTGTCGTGTAGTGATGACTAGGTTGAAAAAAGATATGGCGATCGAAGACGAAAAAGCTGCGGCTGCGTCTTCGATTTCTATAAAGGCGTCGACGTACCTTGAGTTTATGACAATGGTGGAACAGCTCAAGCAGCAGAGTGAACGGTCGTCGGCATTGCAGTTGGAAAATGAATGCCTGCCGAAATTGATGAGTGACGAGGTGTCCGAGCCCGTTGTTGTCAACGCACCCGTTGCGGTTGCGACGCCGACGGTGCGTCTGGAGTACCGGGTAATTCCTGACCTAATCACACGGATGACCTCGTTTTCGGGAAACGAGACCCCGCTGCAGGAGCCGTTGACTCGTCTGATGCGCGGTGACCGTGAATTCGCGTGGTCTGAAGAGCAGCAGTCAGCATTCAACTCGTTACGTATAAGTCTGACCAGTGACGCGGTCCAAACAATAATCCGGAAGGAAGCTGCTGGAAGGCGGCCCCCTGAATTTGGTACATTCTGCAAGTAGGAAGACGAATGATGCTGAAACGCGATACCACTCTACCAAGTTAAAGCTGCTGTGTGTGGAGTAAGCTGTGAATAAGCTAAGAGTTCcttttaaaggtaaaattcACGATATACACCGATTGTCAAGCACTCACTTATTTGAACAGTACTTGTAAATGAAGAACGTGAAACACGGTGGCCTACAAACGAATAATTATCGCCGTAGCCCCGAAAAAGGTACGGCGTCACCAGAGGTTCATCGGATGTCGTGACGGGACCCCATAATTCATCCACATCCACGGTTCGGTATTACAATTGTAACGTAAGCGGGCACATAGAGAGACTGCACCAAACCACGGAAGCCGTGCTCGGGATGCAAGTCCACCTCTCCCACGCGGGGGCAGTTACGACGATTGTTGAAACCATGTACGCCGAGTTGGTAAATGCCTACCCAACTGATATAATAAACCAAGTGGATATTGAATAGAGTGCTTATTACTAGATATACTTGACGATTATTTCTTTAATGTACTTTCCATTTTTGTTGCAGTCGCGCTGAATGCATTGAAACGTAAAATCTGTTACGAAAAACATTCATCCCTGACCGTATATTATACGGTCGGTGATGTGGAGCAACCGAGTGTGCTACATGCGGTACCAAATAGTAATAGTTTCATATAGACAGTATATTTTAACGAACACCAGACCACCTGTCTGATCGACTCGGGTTCATCAATGTGCTGGTGCGGGCTGGTCTAGCCGATCGCGCGGGATTCACAGGCACCGGCCTACCCAACTGTTATAATAAACGAAGTGGATATTGAATAGAGTGCTTATTACTAGATATACTTGACGATTATTTCTTTAATGTACTTTCCATTTTTGTTGCAGTCGCGCTGAATGCATTGAAACGTAAAATCTGTTACGAAAAACATTCATCCCTGACCGTATATTATACGGTCGGTGATGTGGAGCAACCGAGTGTGCTACATGCGGTACCAAATAGTAATAGTTTCATATAGACAGTATATTTTAACGAACACCAGACCACCTGTCTGATCGACTCGGGTTCATCAATGTGCTGGTGCGGGCTGGTCTATCCGATCGCGCGGGATTCACAGTGCACCGGCTTACCCAACTGTTATAATAAACGAAGTGGATATTGAATAGAGTGCTTATTACTAGATATACTTGACGATTATTTCTTTAATGTACTTTCCATTTTTGTTGCAGTCGCGCTGAATGCATTGAAACGTAAAATCTGTTACGAAACACATTCATCCCTGACCGTATATTATACGGTCGATGATGTGGAGCAACCGAGTGTGGTACGTTAAAATAATCGTATATATCTATTGAATAGATGGCTATTATCCCTTTGTTATCGATACGACCTTGTCCTACACAAGCTACAGCTGCCGCTGTTGTCAAGTTCTATACATTCTATGCGTTTGCTCCCTTCGTGTTTTTTTTCagcatttattatttgcttgacattatttaaattataatcaattattattactctgtTTAAAACCCAACGGCGTTCAGTGTGTTACAGTTACTTGTACACGTTCTATGTGTTTGCTCCGTTCGTGTTTTTTcagcatttattatttgtttgacattatttaaaatataatcaattattatcactctgtgttttaatttttagacattttttttttctctcgtaATTACCTACCAATATGTATAAATGCGTGCAGTGTCCGTCGGTTTTTGGACAAAAAGGCAGTTTGGTTAAACATGAAATAACTCATACCAGTATACGTTTTCCGTGTACCGTATGTACATCGACATTCAAGTATAAATCGCATGTCAATAGACATCTGAAAAATATTCAtggtatgttataattttttttattcaatattaatttattgttattatttttcccaAGGTATTGTCAACATTCGAACCCATTTGAGACCAATGTCCGATGCACCAATCATAGTTCAGCCAACACGAGCGCCTCGTGCCACTGCTCAAGGTGATGTTATACAAATCGCGCCTCAAATATTTGTCCCCGATGTCCCGGCCGGTGGATCGAATGCGATatccgacgacgacgatatattgtgtatgaaaGCGTAAGAGTGCTTATTACTAGATATCCTTgacaattatttctttaatgtaCTTTCCGTTTTTGTTGCAGTCGCGCTGAATGCATTGAAACGTAAAATCTGTTACGAAAAACATTCATCCCTGACCGTATATCATACGGTCGGTGATGTGGAGCAACCGAGTGTGCTACATGCGGTACCAAATAGTAATAGTTTCATATAGACAGTATATTTTAACGAACACCAGACCACCTGTCTGATCGACTCAGGTTCATCAATGTGCTGGTGCGGGCTGGTCTATCCGATCGCGCGGGATTCACAGTGCACCGGCCTACCCAACTGTTATAATAAACGAAGTGGATATTGAATAGAGTGCTTATTACTAGATATACTTGACGATTATTTCTTTAATGTACTTTCCATTTTTGTTGCAGTCGCGCTGAATGCATTGAAACGTAAAATCTGTTACGAAACACATTCATCCCTGACCGTATATTATACGGTCGATGATGTGGAGCAACCGAGTGTGGTACGTTAAAATAATCGTATATATCTATTGAATAGATGGCTATTATCCCTTCAGTGGCGGCGCTAGGCGTGGGCGAAGTGGGCCATTGCCCACGGCCTCGCACCTCAAAGGGCCTCGCGTTTCATAGGGACTTATAATTAACCATAGAAAAATATGGGAGAAgtatctatacaaaaatttttgtatccatgaaattattttattaaaaaaaaaatcataagcataaatgttatatttcgtCATATTTAGTCATTACTAAAAGTACCAGATCACACTATGCGTTTTGTCGGTTGCCGATCGGCAAACGACCGCGACTATTCTATAATTAACATATAAACCGCGTTATCGGGGCCAGACTGACCGATTCGGCGAACCGATTTTATCTAAACTCGATAACGTAATTTCATTTTGACAGTTGTTGTTAGTTCAATTGGTTGTGTTTTATCCTCGTTTCTGTATCGATCGATTAccgaaaattatattcaatttaataatatttaacgaagCAAAAATCATACCACACGTACCTaagttgtaagtataaaactttattaattgtgtttacattttccattgttttttttttgttttatgatattagttataaaattattttattataatatgaaaataacataatCAGTATGGAAAACGATTTATTGTGACAgaatagatatacctataataataattttttataatagggaagtatggaaataatatattttagtatgttgTATTGGAAATGTTAGTTAAAACTTTaagaactaataaataattgtaatttgtaatagaatattatttgtattataaatataatttaataaataataaaataataattttataaatattacataataatttattattaaaatataattaactatccATATGTAGGTATCATGTCTGGATCTAGTAGAGACAGAGATACTGGTCGGAAATGGGAATCTGGTGCTTCCAAAAGAAAGAGAAAAGCTGAAATGATGCAAGTGAACCAAGCTATGAGTACTAGTATGATGAAATTTCTAAACAAAACCAGTACATCAACAACTACAGACTTAGACGAACCTAATGCCAAAATGGATTTAAATGAAggaatttcaaaatacaatGAAGAATTGACAAAAGAAGTTGAAACTAAGTCTGATCTTGAAACTTCTCCGccaataaatacttttgaaaataaagaaattactttttatgttaactctaatataaataatatttgcgaTTTAGAGATGCACAAACAAGAAATTGTTTTAAGTGAACCACTAATGAGTTTAGACCCAGCTACAGACTTAGACGAACCTAATGCCAAAATGGATTTAAATGAAGGAAATTTAtccaataaaatttcaaaatacaatgAAGAATTGACAAAAGAAGTTGAAACTAAGTCTGATCTTGAAACTTCTCCGccaataaatacttttgaaaataaagaaattactttttatgttaactctaatataaataatatttgcgaTTTAGAGATGCACAAACAAGAAATTGTTTTAAGTGAACCACTAATGAGTTTAGACCCAGCTACAGACTTAGACGAACCTAATGCCAAAATGGATTTAAATGAAGGAAATTTAtccaataaaatttcaaaatacaatgAAGAATTGACAAAAGAAGTTGAAACTAAGTCTGATCTTGAAACTTCTCCGccaataaatacttttgaaaataaagaaattactttttatgttaactctaatataaataatatttgcgaTTTAGAGATGCACAAACAAGAAATTGTTTTAAGTGAACCACTAATGAGTTTAGACCCAGGGAAATGGGTGTTTCCGTTATCAGGTTCACAGCGTCACGATTTAGTTCAAAATGGTCCTCAACAGATGCTAGATACTTGCGATGAAAATTATCCTTTAGACAATAATAAGAGACATTTTTCTAACTTCCACTATACAAGAAAATTAAGTAATGGCGAAACTCAACATCGCAGATGGCTAGTTTATTCTCAATctcaagataaaatatattgttttccgTGTacagttttttctaatttacaaACACAAATGATTCGTGAAGGATGTTGTGACTGGAAACATCTAAGTACAATTTTGCAAAGACACGAAAAGAGCAAAGAGCACATGGTGTGCATGATTAAATGGGTAGAATTTGACAAACGAATTAAACTCGGGAAAACAATAGATCAAGAAAATGAAAAACGGATTCGTGAATCACAAAAGCATTGGtacaatttgtttgaaaaattaattaatgtaataaatttctTAGCCTCACATAATCTATCATTTAGAGGTCATCGAGAATCAATGAAGTTAGATGATAGCAATAACTCTGGAaactttattgatttattaaaattattgtccaAATATGATCATTCATTACAGAACCATTTTCAactaattaatgaaaaacaacTGGCACAACATTATTTGAGTCATGATAtccaaaatgaattaattaaacttatgtctaaaaaagtaattgaagaGATTATTAGTAAAGTAAAACTAGTGAAATATTATGCTTTCATGCTCGACTGCACTAGAGACATAAGTCGCGTTGAACAGATGTccattattttaagattttgtaATACGTCAACCGGTGATATAGAAGAACATTTTATTGGATTTATTGCTGTTGATTCCACAACAGGGGAAcatttaacaaacattattCTACACGAGCTAAAAAGTAATGGTTTAGATATTCAAGACTGTCGTGGACAAGGTTTTGATAATGGCGCGAATATGGTAGGAATAAACAAGGGTGTTAAAAcacgaatattaaatattaatccaaAAGCATTCTTTGCGCCTTGTGGTTGTCACAGCTGGAATTTGATTTTAGTAGATGCTGCTAAGTCTTCCATTACAGCTACAACATTTTTTGgctttattcaaaaaatttatttgcTCTTTTCAAAATCTAGTAAACGATGGGATcttattaaagataaattaaaactaacattAAAGTCTTTATCTGAAACAAGGTGGGAAAGTAGAATTGCTGCAGTCAaagcaatattatttcaatttgacGATATCATtgattgtataaatatacttaaaatgcaAATAGTAGACGCAGAAACTCTATGTGATTGTGAAGccattttaaaagaaatgttaacatttgaatttattgttgCAATACATGTGTGGTATGAAATTTTACttcgtgtaaataatataagtaaaatctGGCAATCAGttcaagttaatttaaaaatggctgttgattctttaaataatttttgcaatTGGATTCAAGAATATCGTGATATAGGAttcaataaaagtattatagaATCTCGCCAGTTCATAGAAAAAAGTAGTTatgaaatagaattaaattttaaaaacaagagAATagcaaagaagaaaaaaatgtttagttatgaACACACTGATGAACCTATAGAGAATGGTGAAAAAAAGTTTAGAGTTGACTTTTTTAACAGCATGATTGATGGAATTCTACATGACATTAAATGGagatttaaatcattgaatgaatactttgaatattttggttttatttatgatatgaatattttaagatcCATTTCCAAAGAAGATCTTTATAAGCATTGTTGTGATTTAGGTACAGTTCTTCAAGAAGGTGAAAAGAGCGACATTCAATCATTTGAATTATACGAAGAATTACAACTCATAATTTCAAGTCTACCAGACTTTATTAAGGATGCAAAACAACTCATCAAAtacataatagaaaataatttacaagaaatatatccaaatgtttatataacaGTCAGAATTATGCTCACTATTCCTGTCAGTACAGCTTCAGCAGAGAGAAGTTTTTCGaagcttaaaataattaaaaattacctacgAAATACGATGACACAAGAAAGACTCTCAGCATTAGCAGTTTTGTCCATTGAAAcgaaaattgcaaataatttaaattacgaaGATATACTTAAAACATTTAGTGAAGCAAAAAGCCGAAAAGTCCATttcttgtaaataaaaaaaatgaaacttctaacagtattattaatttaaaaaaatatgtatttaattttataattatgtttaaataaaattatattgactacTTTGCAAATAAAAGGTTAATAATTAgagtttattgttttaaaaaattgtaaatcttaatatttattaaataactattgttacttaaatgtttattaaaaaaattttaaaaaagggcCTCTTTAAGTCTACTTCGCccacatattaattttacctCGCGCCGCCACTGTATCCCTTTGTTATCGATACGACCTTGTCCTACACAAGCTACAGCTGCCGCTGTTGTCAAGTTCTATACATTCTATGCGTTTGCTCCCTTCGTGTTTTTTTTCagcatttattatttgcttgacattatttaaattataatcaattattattactctgtTTAAAACCCAACGGCGTTCAGTGTGTTACAGTTACTTGTACACGTTCTATGTGTTTGCTCCGTTCGTGTTTTTTTcagcatttattatttgtttgacattatttaaaatataatcaattattatcactctgtgttttaatttttagacattttttttttctctcgtaATTACCTACCAATATGTATAAATGCGTGCAGTGTCCGTCGGTTTTTGGACAAAAAGGCAGTTTGGTTAAACATGAAATAACTCATACCAGTATACGTTTTCCGTGTACCGTATGTACATCGACATTCAAGTATAAATCGCATGTCAATAGACATCTGAAAAATATTCAtggtatgttataattttttttattcaatattaatttattgttattatttttcccaAGGTATTGTCAACATTCGAACCC encodes:
- the LOC132945652 gene encoding uncharacterized protein LOC132945652, encoding MHKQEIVLSEPLMSLDPATDLDEPNAKMDLNEGNLSNKISKYNEELTKEMHKQEIVLSEPLMSLDPATDLDEPNAKMDLNEGNLSNKISKYNEELTKEMHKQEIVLSEPLMSLDPGKWVFPLSGSQRHDLVQNGPQQMLDTCDENYPLDNNKRHFSNFHYTRKLSNGETQHRRWLVYSQSQDKIYCFPCTVFSNLQTQMIREGCCDWKHLSTILQRHEKSKEHMVCMIKWVEFDKRIKLGKTIDQENEKRIRESQKHWYNLFEKLINVINFLASHNLSFRGHRESMKLDDSNNSGNFIDLLKLLSKYDHSLQNHFQLINEKQLAQHYLSHDIQNELIKLMSKKVIEEIISKVKLVKYYAFMLDCTRDISRVEQMSIILRFCNTSTGDIEEHFIGFIAVDSTTGEHLTNIILHELKSNGLDIQDCRGQGFDNGANMVGINKGVKTRILNINPKAFFAPCGCHSWNLILVDAAKSSITATTFFGFIQKIYLLFSKSSKRWDLIKDKLKLTLKSLSETRWESRIAAVKAILFQFDDIIDCINILKMQIVDAETLCDCEAILKEMLTFEFIVAIHVWYEILLRVNNISKIWQSVQVNLKMAVDSLNNFCNWIQEYRDIGFNKSIIESRQFIEKSSYEIELNFKNKRIAKKKKMFSYEHTDEPIENGIVNIRTHLRPMSDAPIIVQPTRAPRATAQGDVIQIAPQIFVPDVPAGGSNAISNDDDILFALNALKRKICYEKHSSLTVYHTVGDVEQPSVLHAVPNSNSFI